The Desulfonatronum sp. SC1 genome has a segment encoding these proteins:
- a CDS encoding glycosyltransferase yields MAYPERLLAKTTHRKSKANKHAESPSMPIRPDSNKVLELLGYWSPPVPLCIPLKKTLNSSLRIACVVEDRLYHGLRFEGQVMLLTPANWKHVLKYGKPDFLLMESIWNTATGNWHMGQCPNAPSRNELLEMVSLARKLSIPTVFWITKGHEYHEHYKDFARHFNHVFCADPKETELLRAEDLKAEDLLPCVQPAIYNPFRHYEDYNVFNLDMLYDGWADLDRMADELNFLQEVKPYGLNIIESRYQIFRRRMDALPEFKDCILGCVTEQSRIQALRYAKAYITLDKTLSTRITQQWKTLEAAACRLPVVHRGSLSEDDVRKDVVIECPDQMKFLVEFVRFREDDLYRERLGHLGWRKAFQEHTFAHRIRKICKTIGIEHDWVEYPKASLITPTFRREHLPRCLQTFKQQTYPNKELVLVFNGDELPKHTDLCLDKTRDDIKISNVPGEMFAGACLNQGRALAEGEYFFRVDDDDQYGTNYILDMILQARCIDADIFGKPPAPIYFEGEDEIYMRGDTITLRVIHPELLTKKLWIGGNSFAGRRKVFSDFFFDDCSFGAADTCFLYRIREKKDYVIALMDHLNLVAERRNDQQSHTWKINPQVIKSKYFVTYHDTRDYFL; encoded by the coding sequence ATGGCTTACCCGGAAAGACTATTGGCTAAAACAACACATCGGAAATCAAAGGCTAATAAACATGCCGAGTCACCTTCAATGCCCATCCGTCCCGACTCCAACAAGGTTCTGGAACTCCTTGGTTACTGGTCACCGCCTGTTCCCCTCTGTATCCCGCTAAAGAAGACCCTGAATTCCAGTCTGCGCATAGCCTGCGTGGTGGAGGACAGGCTGTATCATGGTCTTCGCTTCGAGGGGCAAGTCATGCTCTTGACTCCGGCCAACTGGAAACACGTTCTCAAGTACGGCAAGCCTGATTTTCTTCTCATGGAGTCCATCTGGAACACGGCCACCGGCAACTGGCACATGGGCCAATGCCCCAACGCACCTAGCCGGAACGAACTGCTGGAGATGGTTTCCCTGGCCCGCAAACTGTCCATTCCTACGGTTTTCTGGATCACAAAGGGCCATGAATATCACGAGCACTATAAGGACTTCGCCCGGCACTTTAATCATGTTTTTTGCGCCGATCCAAAGGAAACCGAGTTGCTGCGCGCCGAAGATTTAAAGGCCGAGGATCTCTTACCCTGCGTCCAGCCAGCAATTTACAATCCGTTCCGGCATTATGAAGACTACAACGTCTTCAACCTGGACATGCTCTATGATGGCTGGGCAGACCTGGACCGGATGGCTGACGAATTAAACTTCCTGCAGGAAGTAAAGCCTTATGGTCTGAACATCATTGAGTCCAGGTACCAGATTTTTCGCAGGCGCATGGATGCCCTGCCGGAGTTCAAAGACTGCATTCTGGGTTGCGTCACAGAGCAGAGCCGTATCCAGGCCCTTAGGTATGCCAAGGCCTATATCACCCTGGACAAGACCCTCTCCACCAGGATCACTCAGCAGTGGAAGACCCTGGAGGCTGCCGCCTGCCGCTTGCCTGTGGTTCATCGCGGAAGTCTATCTGAGGATGATGTCCGCAAAGACGTGGTCATTGAATGCCCTGATCAAATGAAATTCCTGGTGGAGTTTGTCCGTTTTCGGGAAGATGATCTCTACCGGGAACGTTTGGGCCATCTTGGCTGGCGCAAGGCATTCCAGGAACACACCTTTGCCCATCGCATTAGGAAGATATGCAAAACCATCGGTATCGAGCACGACTGGGTAGAGTATCCCAAGGCCAGCCTGATCACCCCCACTTTTCGCCGAGAACATTTGCCCCGATGTCTACAAACCTTCAAGCAACAGACTTATCCGAACAAGGAACTTGTCCTGGTGTTCAATGGCGACGAACTGCCGAAACATACTGATCTATGTCTGGATAAAACAAGAGATGATATCAAGATCTCCAACGTTCCAGGCGAGATGTTCGCCGGCGCTTGCTTGAACCAAGGCCGTGCCCTTGCGGAAGGGGAATATTTCTTTCGAGTGGATGACGACGACCAATATGGGACGAATTACATACTCGATATGATATTGCAGGCCAGATGCATTGACGCTGATATATTCGGAAAGCCACCTGCTCCAATATATTTCGAAGGTGAGGATGAAATATACATGCGAGGCGATACAATCACCTTGCGCGTAATCCATCCTGAATTGTTAACGAAAAAACTATGGATCGGCGGAAACTCTTTTGCAGGCAGAAGAAAAGTATTCAGTGATTTTTTCTTTGATGACTGCAGCTTTGGAGCGGCGGACACGTGCTTTTTATATAGGATTCGCGAGAAAAAAGATTATGTTATTGCGCTAATGGATCATTTAAATCTGGTTGCCGAGCGTCGCAATGATCAGCAATCACACACATGGAAAATTAATCCGCAGGTTATCAAAAGTAAATATTTTGTAACCTACCATGATACACGGGATTATTTTTTATAG
- a CDS encoding polysaccharide biosynthesis protein, which yields MTHNAAYLADKTVLVTGCCGTVGAELVQQLLERYAVGELIGLDNNESELFFSEQRHKAYSNAHFFLADVRDRDKLARKFKGVQIVFHAAAFKHVILCERSPFEAVQTNILGVRNIIDAACEAGVQRVIFTSSDKAVNPTNVMGTSKLMGERLMTAANSTLRGKGPVFASTRFGNVLGSRGSVIPIFREQIRQGGPVTLTDPQMTRFIMSIKEATRLVIDSVELVRGGEVFVTKMPVIRIQDLAEVMIRELAPRFGHQAKDIRIENIGTKPGEKLYEELMSDEETRRTVELPRYFAVLPAFRCMYRDICYEYPETITTTVDNPYNSANEQTLNQEDLHAFLTDNQLLAETAEASHPAERFWPGDEQGGSTCAS from the coding sequence TTGACTCATAACGCGGCCTATCTGGCGGACAAGACCGTGCTCGTGACCGGCTGCTGTGGTACCGTGGGCGCGGAGTTGGTCCAGCAGCTTCTGGAACGGTATGCCGTGGGCGAGCTGATCGGCCTGGACAACAACGAGTCCGAGCTGTTTTTCAGCGAACAGCGCCACAAGGCCTATTCCAACGCCCATTTTTTCCTGGCCGACGTGCGCGACCGGGACAAGCTGGCGCGTAAATTCAAGGGCGTGCAGATCGTCTTCCATGCCGCGGCGTTTAAGCACGTCATCCTCTGCGAGCGTTCCCCATTCGAGGCGGTGCAGACCAACATCCTCGGGGTGCGCAACATCATTGACGCGGCCTGCGAGGCAGGGGTGCAACGAGTGATCTTCACCAGTTCGGACAAGGCTGTGAACCCAACCAATGTCATGGGCACGTCCAAGCTGATGGGGGAGCGGCTGATGACCGCGGCCAACAGCACCCTGCGCGGCAAGGGTCCGGTTTTCGCTTCCACCCGGTTCGGCAACGTGCTCGGCTCTCGCGGCTCGGTCATTCCGATTTTTCGCGAGCAAATCAGACAGGGCGGGCCGGTGACCCTGACCGATCCCCAGATGACCCGATTCATCATGAGCATCAAGGAGGCTACCCGACTGGTCATTGATTCCGTGGAACTGGTCCGGGGCGGGGAGGTCTTCGTGACCAAGATGCCGGTGATCCGCATCCAGGACCTGGCCGAGGTGATGATCCGCGAACTCGCGCCCCGGTTCGGACACCAGGCAAAGGACATCCGGATTGAAAACATCGGGACCAAGCCCGGGGAAAAATTGTACGAAGAATTGATGAGCGACGAGGAGACACGACGAACCGTCGAGCTGCCACGCTATTTCGCCGTTCTGCCGGCCTTTCGCTGCATGTATCGCGACATTTGCTACGAGTATCCCGAAACCATCACCACCACGGTGGACAATCCCTACAACTCAGCCAATGAGCAGACTCTCAACCAAGAAGATCTGCATGCTTTTTTAACGGATAATCAATTGCTCGCGGAAACCGCCGAAGCCAGCCACCCGGCGGAACGGTTCTGGCCCGGGGATGAACAGGGAGGTTCGACATGCGCATCCTGA
- a CDS encoding NAD-dependent epimerase/dehydratase family protein, with translation MRILILGGDGYLGWPTAMYFSHRGHDVTVVDNYFRRNACTELDVGMLYPLPTLQERAKIWHELTGHEIKVVIGDLTDPEIMRSLFNGRVVYQWAVNPEFTGIPDTVMHYAEQPSAPYSLLNYKYANITLSNNLLVTNNLVFALRDLAPEAHVVHIGTMGEYGTPNIDIEEGWLEIEHKGRKDKFLFPRQAGSLYHTTKIMDTDLMWFGVRMWNLRITDLMQGPVYGIETDESVIDDRLKTIFNYDEIFGTVVNRFITQAIVGYPLTVYGKGGQTRGYLNIKDTLQCVDKSAQTPARPGELRIFNQIMETFSVLELAELTRTVGRKHGHEVHIKSIDNPRKEAEEHYYNPAYQGLQDIGVTPHFLTEEVMEGMFRVVGKYKDNIRKDVIFRGVKW, from the coding sequence ATGCGCATCCTGATTCTCGGCGGAGACGGCTATCTGGGCTGGCCCACGGCCATGTATTTCTCCCATCGCGGCCATGACGTAACCGTGGTGGACAATTATTTTCGGCGCAATGCCTGCACCGAGTTGGACGTGGGCATGCTCTACCCCCTGCCCACGCTACAGGAGCGGGCCAAAATCTGGCACGAGCTGACCGGTCATGAAATCAAGGTGGTCATCGGCGATTTGACCGATCCGGAGATCATGCGCTCGTTGTTTAACGGCAGGGTCGTCTATCAGTGGGCCGTCAATCCGGAATTCACCGGCATTCCGGACACGGTGATGCACTACGCGGAGCAGCCGTCCGCCCCGTATTCCCTGCTCAACTACAAGTACGCCAACATCACCCTGAGCAACAATCTCCTGGTGACCAACAACCTGGTGTTCGCCCTGCGCGACCTAGCCCCGGAGGCACACGTGGTGCATATCGGGACCATGGGCGAATACGGTACGCCGAATATCGACATCGAGGAAGGCTGGCTTGAGATCGAGCACAAGGGCCGCAAGGATAAGTTTCTCTTCCCCCGCCAAGCCGGCTCTTTGTACCACACCACCAAGATCATGGACACGGACTTGATGTGGTTCGGGGTGCGCATGTGGAATCTGCGCATCACCGACCTGATGCAAGGCCCGGTCTACGGCATCGAAACCGACGAATCAGTGATCGATGACCGGCTGAAGACCATTTTCAACTACGACGAAATCTTCGGCACCGTGGTCAACCGATTCATCACCCAGGCAATCGTCGGTTATCCGCTTACGGTCTACGGCAAGGGCGGCCAGACCCGGGGCTACCTGAACATCAAGGACACCCTGCAATGCGTGGACAAGTCCGCGCAAACCCCGGCAAGGCCCGGTGAACTTCGCATCTTCAACCAGATCATGGAAACCTTCAGCGTGCTGGAGCTGGCGGAACTGACCCGCACGGTCGGCCGAAAACACGGCCACGAGGTCCATATCAAGAGCATCGACAACCCGCGCAAGGAAGCCGAGGAGCATTACTACAACCCCGCCTATCAGGGTCTGCAGGACATCGGTGTGACGCCCCACTTCCTGACCGAGGAGGTTATGGAGGGCATGTTTCGCGTTGTGGGAAAATATAAGGACAATATCCGAAAGGATGTGATCTTCCGGGGGGTCAAGTGGTGA
- a CDS encoding glycosyltransferase family 2 protein, producing the protein MNDNAVSMTEIIDAYQRARRLYEAGSFSQAEREIVRYKSLVDYGKMRHEDRRPHGKYRLSVIIVSYAQGQELINCLDSLRFPKGVPAEIILIDNGGNESIHAELKNRPLLHFQSPINFAPSEGRNIGAHFATGEILVFVDDDCVVAPRYIDSILLAFDTFHFSAIRGRVKAKSPGGNASAPRHYDLGDYPLPAPLLTEGNMAVSKNAYMAVGGMHPLMFGLEGVEFSWRLFKRFSDRDIYYWPGMIIHHDHVNWDGRIAKKKRHAIARQYLRKIMGSHADLRAQYTRWYDDRPGPLKHYESRSALARMRHAVMDALAIFLYRK; encoded by the coding sequence TTGAATGACAACGCCGTGAGCATGACGGAGATAATCGACGCATACCAACGGGCTAGGCGGCTCTATGAAGCTGGTTCTTTCTCCCAGGCCGAAAGGGAAATCGTCCGCTATAAGTCCCTTGTAGACTATGGCAAAATGAGGCATGAGGACCGTCGTCCCCATGGCAAATACCGTCTCTCCGTGATCATTGTCTCCTATGCCCAAGGCCAGGAATTGATCAACTGCTTGGATTCGCTTCGCTTTCCAAAAGGTGTTCCCGCGGAAATCATCCTGATCGACAACGGGGGTAACGAGTCCATCCATGCGGAACTGAAAAACCGTCCTTTATTGCATTTCCAATCCCCCATCAATTTTGCACCATCAGAAGGCCGCAACATTGGAGCACATTTCGCGACAGGGGAAATTCTCGTCTTTGTCGATGATGATTGTGTCGTTGCCCCCCGGTATATTGATTCCATTCTCCTGGCGTTCGACACATTTCATTTCTCAGCCATTCGCGGACGGGTCAAAGCCAAATCACCCGGAGGGAACGCCTCCGCACCCCGTCATTACGATCTTGGAGATTATCCCTTGCCCGCGCCGTTGTTGACCGAGGGCAACATGGCTGTTTCCAAGAACGCCTACATGGCCGTGGGGGGCATGCACCCCCTGATGTTCGGGTTGGAAGGAGTGGAATTTTCTTGGCGACTTTTCAAGCGGTTTTCGGACAGAGATATTTACTACTGGCCGGGAATGATCATCCACCATGACCACGTCAACTGGGATGGCCGTATCGCAAAAAAAAAGCGACATGCTATTGCTCGGCAATATTTGAGGAAGATCATGGGCAGTCACGCCGACCTCAGGGCGCAGTACACTCGCTGGTATGACGACAGACCGGGACCATTAAAGCATTATGAGAGTCGATCCGCCTTGGCGCGGATGCGTCATGCCGTGATGGACGCGCTGGCCATTTTTCTTTACAGGAAATAA